In Acaryochloris marina S15, a single genomic region encodes these proteins:
- the rpsG gene encoding 30S ribosomal protein S7, translating into MSRRIRAQKRPVPPDPVYNSRLISMTIRRLMASGKKSLASRILYDALKIIEERTNQDPLEVFETAVRNVTPLVEVKARRVGGATYQVPMEVRSDRGIALALRWIIRFSRQRPGRSMVSKLANELIDAANETGAAIRKREETHRMAEANKAFAHYRY; encoded by the coding sequence ATGTCTCGTCGTATTCGTGCCCAAAAGCGCCCTGTTCCTCCCGATCCGGTTTACAATAGCCGCCTCATCAGTATGACTATTCGGCGTTTGATGGCGAGTGGGAAGAAATCTTTGGCCTCTCGTATTCTTTATGATGCTTTGAAAATTATCGAAGAACGTACCAATCAAGACCCCTTAGAGGTGTTTGAAACGGCTGTTCGTAATGTAACGCCATTAGTAGAAGTGAAAGCTCGCCGGGTGGGTGGTGCTACCTATCAAGTCCCGATGGAAGTTCGATCTGATCGAGGCATTGCCTTGGCGTTGCGATGGATTATTCGCTTTTCGCGCCAGCGTCCTGGGCGATCTATGGTGAGTAAACTGGCTAACGAACTGATCGATGCTGCTAACGAAACAGGCGCAGCGATACGTAAGCGTGAAGAAACTCATCGTATGGCAGAGGCCAATAAAGCGTTTGCCCATTATCGCTACTAA
- the rpsL gene encoding 30S ribosomal protein S12 translates to MPTIQQLIRSERYNTKKKTKSPALKSCPQRRGVCTRVYTTTPKKPNSALRKVARVRLTSGFEVTAYIPGIGHNLQEHSVVMIRGGRVKDLPGVRYHIIRGTLDTAGVKDRRQSRSKYGAKRPKGKS, encoded by the coding sequence ATGCCCACAATTCAGCAGCTTATCCGCAGCGAGCGTTACAACACAAAGAAGAAGACAAAGTCTCCGGCTTTAAAAAGCTGTCCTCAGCGCCGTGGTGTTTGTACTCGCGTTTATACCACAACCCCTAAGAAGCCCAACTCTGCATTGCGGAAAGTCGCCAGGGTCCGTTTAACTTCTGGATTTGAGGTTACAGCCTACATCCCTGGAATTGGCCATAATTTGCAAGAGCATTCCGTTGTCATGATTCGGGGTGGTCGTGTTAAAGATTTGCCGGGTGTTCGCTACCATATTATCCGCGGTACTTTGGATACTGCTGGAGTTAAAGATAGACGTCAAAGTCGTTCAAAATATGGAGCAAAGCGTCCTAAAGGTAAGAGTTAG
- a CDS encoding YbaB/EbfC family nucleoid-associated protein, protein MPKEQGQGFGFGLGKMKELAAAIQKAQQVQEGAKQLQEDLEQMEIEGQAGGGLVKVVMSGNQEPIRAEITQEAVDKGLDALSELVAEAMKDAYHKSTDTMRERMEDLTGDLNLPGLGG, encoded by the coding sequence ATGCCAAAAGAGCAAGGACAAGGCTTTGGCTTCGGCCTCGGCAAAATGAAAGAACTAGCTGCAGCTATCCAGAAAGCACAACAAGTGCAAGAAGGTGCAAAGCAATTACAAGAAGATCTTGAACAAATGGAGATCGAGGGTCAAGCTGGTGGTGGCTTAGTTAAGGTTGTCATGAGCGGTAACCAAGAACCTATTCGTGCTGAAATTACCCAAGAGGCCGTGGATAAAGGCCTAGATGCATTATCTGAACTGGTTGCTGAAGCGATGAAAGATGCGTACCATAAGTCTACCGACACGATGAGAGAACGCATGGAAGACTTGACAGGCGATCTTAATTTGCCGGGTTTAGGTGGGTAA
- the murB gene encoding UDP-N-acetylmuramate dehydrogenase: MTQSSPSIFIDNGTCEIQPHVSLADMTTFRVGGAAEWFIAPHNLEELQGSYAWANEQNLPITFLGAGSNLLISDQGLPGLVISTRYLRQRTFEPDTCQVTAYAGESLPKLAWQAAKRGWSGLEWAVGIPGTVGGALVMNAGAHGGCTADVLAEVHVLERNGTIQVLKPEHMAFQYRSSILQQSPKPVLQGVFQLSANQSTDQVKATTQSHLDHRLSTQPYDWPSCGSVFRNPLPRTAGWLIEQSGLKGYSLGGAQVAQKHANFILNSDNATATDIFNLIHYVQQKVEENWSLLLKPEVKMLGEFPQIT, translated from the coding sequence ATGACTCAGTCTTCACCCTCCATCTTTATTGACAATGGAACCTGCGAGATTCAGCCTCATGTGAGTTTGGCAGATATGACGACATTCCGTGTGGGGGGCGCCGCAGAATGGTTTATTGCTCCCCATAATCTGGAAGAACTACAAGGTAGTTATGCATGGGCTAATGAGCAAAATCTGCCCATTACCTTTTTGGGCGCAGGGTCAAACTTACTGATTAGTGATCAGGGCTTACCTGGCTTAGTCATCTCAACGCGATATTTGCGGCAAAGGACGTTCGAGCCTGATACTTGTCAAGTCACAGCCTATGCTGGGGAATCGTTACCTAAACTGGCTTGGCAGGCTGCTAAACGAGGTTGGTCTGGATTGGAATGGGCCGTCGGTATTCCTGGAACTGTGGGCGGAGCATTGGTCATGAATGCTGGTGCGCATGGTGGATGTACTGCGGATGTTTTAGCTGAGGTTCATGTCCTAGAGAGAAATGGGACTATTCAGGTATTGAAACCTGAACACATGGCATTTCAATATCGGTCCTCTATCTTGCAGCAATCTCCCAAACCCGTTTTACAGGGGGTGTTTCAACTCAGTGCTAATCAATCTACTGACCAGGTCAAGGCAACGACTCAATCGCACTTGGATCATCGTCTCAGTACACAACCCTATGATTGGCCAAGCTGTGGCAGTGTGTTTCGCAATCCTCTTCCTCGGACGGCAGGTTGGTTAATTGAACAATCAGGATTGAAAGGATATTCACTCGGAGGGGCGCAAGTTGCTCAGAAGCACGCTAACTTCATCCTTAACTCTGATAACGCTACGGCAACTGACATCTTCAATCTGATTCATTATGTTCAGCAAAAAGTTGAGGAAAATTGGTCGTTGCTTCTCAAGCCAGAAGTGAAAATGTTGGGTGAATTCCCACAAATCACCTAG
- the murC gene encoding UDP-N-acetylmuramate--L-alanine ligase encodes MQSAVDLGGRPIHFIGIGGIGMSALAHILLKRQLPISGSDVRANHITQKLESQGARIFSRQEATNIKQLCQDSSAPPQVICSTAIHEDNPEYQAAVQAGCPIFHRSDVLAALMQEFSQSIAIAGTHGKTTTSSLVGYLLLKASLDPTIIVGGEVAAWGGNARTGDSPYLVAEADESDGSLVKFFPHIGVITNIELDHPDHYTSLDQVVGIFEQFVDHCHTLIVSIDCPTIADRFSTSAPDQPMITYSLNAEISADYTVQNIEYSGQGTIVDILEREESLGSLELPLLGEHNLSNALAAVAIGRYVGLEFPTIAEALQTFSGAKRRFEIYGEAQGICLIDDYAHHPSEIQVTLASAKLQAQAAAATYSQSRVVAVFQPHRYSRAITFFQEFSQSFQDADLVVVTDIYSAGEANPGTIDGQKLANAITSNHSAVTYQPTLANVIDFLQGHLQSGDVVLFLGAGDLNRIIPDLLAHYQVSSKPSPEVVLQ; translated from the coding sequence ATGCAAAGTGCAGTCGATTTAGGTGGCCGTCCCATTCACTTCATTGGTATTGGTGGTATCGGCATGTCTGCACTAGCCCATATCCTCCTCAAACGACAATTGCCTATATCGGGTTCAGATGTTCGAGCTAACCATATCACTCAAAAGTTAGAGTCCCAGGGCGCTCGAATCTTTTCTCGTCAAGAAGCTACTAACATCAAGCAGCTTTGCCAAGATTCTTCTGCCCCCCCTCAAGTGATTTGCTCAACGGCCATTCACGAGGATAATCCTGAATACCAGGCTGCTGTGCAGGCAGGATGTCCTATCTTTCATCGCTCTGATGTGCTGGCAGCGCTAATGCAAGAGTTCTCTCAAAGCATTGCAATTGCTGGAACTCATGGTAAAACAACAACCAGTAGCTTGGTAGGCTATTTATTGTTGAAAGCGAGTTTAGATCCCACCATTATTGTGGGTGGAGAGGTCGCTGCATGGGGTGGGAATGCCCGCACTGGCGATAGCCCCTATTTAGTCGCTGAGGCCGATGAATCGGATGGGTCCCTCGTTAAGTTCTTCCCTCATATTGGTGTCATTACCAATATTGAACTTGATCACCCTGATCACTACACCTCTCTAGATCAAGTGGTTGGCATCTTTGAACAGTTTGTAGACCATTGCCATACCCTGATCGTTTCGATTGATTGCCCCACTATCGCTGATCGTTTTTCTACATCAGCCCCCGATCAGCCTATGATTACTTACAGTCTGAATGCTGAAATATCGGCAGATTATACGGTGCAAAATATTGAATATTCAGGCCAAGGAACAATCGTAGATATCCTAGAACGTGAGGAGAGCTTAGGGTCATTAGAACTGCCTTTGCTGGGGGAACATAACCTCAGTAATGCCCTGGCAGCCGTTGCGATTGGCCGTTATGTAGGCCTAGAATTCCCCACCATTGCGGAAGCATTGCAGACTTTCTCGGGGGCTAAACGCCGTTTCGAAATTTATGGAGAAGCGCAAGGGATTTGTTTGATAGATGATTATGCGCATCATCCGAGTGAAATTCAAGTGACCTTGGCATCCGCGAAGCTTCAAGCCCAAGCTGCGGCTGCAACCTATTCTCAATCAAGAGTTGTAGCTGTCTTTCAGCCCCACCGCTATAGCCGTGCAATTACCTTCTTTCAAGAGTTTAGCCAATCGTTTCAAGATGCAGATTTAGTCGTTGTGACTGATATTTATAGCGCTGGAGAAGCAAATCCTGGCACTATTGATGGTCAAAAGTTGGCAAATGCAATTACCTCTAACCATTCTGCCGTAACTTATCAACCAACCCTGGCCAATGTTATCGATTTTTTACAGGGACATTTGCAATCGGGTGATGTAGTTCTATTCTTGGGAGCAGGAGATTTGAACCGTATCATTCCAGACTTACTTGCCCATTATCAGGTTTCTTCAAAACCTTCTCCTGAGGTTGTTTTGCAATGA
- a CDS encoding RNA methyltransferase has product MSEPRLASIKIVLVEPAGPLNVGSIARVMKNMGLGQLVLVNPHCDPLGPEAQQMAVHAADVLSQATTVQTLAEALVGCQRVVATTARQRRLQVMTQAPKQILPWILEDEAALIFGPEDRGLSNEELYHAQAFLQIPTSSDYAALNLAQAVTICCYELRQCLFTDLDNLPTGPRIAESNHPQTELAPFQQMEAFYQALELALLDIGYLHPHTATVRMQKLRQLFNRSQLSTQELAMLRGMIRQVHWKIQAN; this is encoded by the coding sequence ATGAGCGAACCACGGTTAGCCTCGATCAAAATTGTTTTAGTCGAGCCGGCTGGCCCCCTCAATGTGGGGAGCATCGCCCGAGTGATGAAAAACATGGGGTTAGGACAGTTAGTGCTCGTCAATCCCCACTGTGATCCCTTAGGTCCAGAAGCCCAACAGATGGCAGTTCATGCCGCTGACGTCTTATCCCAGGCAACAACAGTTCAGACTTTAGCCGAAGCACTCGTAGGATGTCAGCGAGTGGTGGCCACCACCGCCCGACAACGGCGATTACAGGTGATGACTCAGGCACCGAAACAGATCTTGCCCTGGATACTAGAAGATGAAGCCGCATTGATCTTTGGCCCGGAAGATCGAGGACTGAGTAATGAAGAACTTTATCATGCCCAAGCTTTCCTCCAAATCCCTACGAGTTCTGACTATGCAGCCTTAAATCTAGCCCAGGCCGTCACGATTTGCTGTTACGAGTTGCGTCAATGCCTATTCACAGACCTTGACAACCTGCCCACTGGACCTAGAATTGCAGAGTCTAATCATCCTCAGACAGAATTGGCCCCCTTCCAACAAATGGAAGCGTTCTATCAAGCCCTAGAGCTCGCCTTATTGGACATCGGCTATCTCCATCCCCATACAGCAACCGTTAGGATGCAAAAACTACGGCAGCTCTTTAATCGCAGCCAGCTATCAACCCAGGAATTAGCTATGTTAAGGGGGATGATTCGTCAGGTACACTGGAAAATTCAGGCAAATTGA